One genomic region from Bacillus sp. SLBN-46 encodes:
- a CDS encoding protein arginine kinase, whose product MSLERFLNQAVSSWMSEEGPDSDIVLSSRIRLARNFDAYKFPTLFLHEEAKKIIENLEEIFQKTDLQKFGQMELLKVDSMQPLQKRVLVEKHLISPNLAEDSPYGAVLLTENEEVSIMINEEDHIRIQCLFPGLQLSEALDAANEIDDWLESNIQYAFDEQYGYLTSCPTNVGTGLRASVMMHLPGLILTQQINRIIPAINQLGLVVRGIYGEGSEALGNIFQISNQITLGKSEVDICRDLKGVVSQLISQERSAREALRKTSNIQLEDRVFRSLGVLTNSRIIETKEAARCLSDVRLGIDMGLIDNMPKTILNELMILTQPGFLQQYAGGPLRPHERDIRRAALIRERLKMEQQK is encoded by the coding sequence GTGTCGCTTGAACGTTTTCTTAATCAGGCAGTTAGTTCCTGGATGAGCGAAGAGGGACCTGATTCGGATATAGTCCTTAGTTCACGGATTCGCTTAGCCCGAAACTTTGACGCATATAAATTTCCAACACTTTTTTTACATGAAGAAGCAAAAAAGATTATAGAAAATTTGGAGGAAATTTTTCAAAAGACTGATTTACAAAAGTTTGGACAGATGGAACTGTTGAAAGTTGACAGTATGCAGCCTCTACAAAAAAGAGTACTTGTAGAAAAGCATTTAATTAGTCCGAATCTGGCGGAGGATTCACCATATGGTGCCGTTCTTTTAACCGAAAATGAAGAAGTTAGTATAATGATAAATGAAGAGGATCATATCCGAATTCAATGCTTGTTTCCAGGCTTGCAGTTATCAGAAGCATTGGATGCTGCAAATGAAATAGATGATTGGCTAGAAAGTAATATTCAATATGCGTTTGATGAACAGTATGGCTATTTAACAAGCTGTCCTACCAATGTTGGAACTGGCCTACGGGCATCAGTAATGATGCATTTGCCGGGGTTAATCCTTACGCAGCAAATTAATCGAATTATCCCAGCAATCAACCAATTAGGGCTGGTTGTACGAGGAATTTATGGTGAGGGAAGTGAAGCTCTAGGTAATATTTTTCAAATCTCTAATCAAATTACTCTTGGAAAATCAGAAGTAGACATCTGCCGTGACCTAAAAGGGGTTGTAAGCCAACTCATCTCACAAGAAAGGTCAGCAAGGGAAGCATTACGGAAAACTTCGAACATACAATTAGAAGACAGAGTCTTCCGCTCGTTGGGAGTTCTAACGAATAGCCGCATTATTGAAACGAAGGAAGCAGCAAGGTGTTTATCTGATGTACGGCTTGGGATAGATATGGGCCTTATTGATAACATGCCTAAAACCATATTAAATGAATTAATGATTTTAACACAGCCAGGTTTTCTCCAGCAATATGCCGGAGGTCCTTTAAGACCTCATGAAAGAGATATTAGGAGAGCAGCTTTAATTAGAGAGCGACTTAAAATGGAACAGCAAAAATAG
- a CDS encoding UvrB/UvrC motif-containing protein: MICQECNQRPAALHFTKIINGEKTEVHLCEKCAQEKGEMFMIGGETGFAFNNLLAGLLNIDSYQKPNQSPFHQEEILQCEHCSMTFPQFLKVGRFGCAYCYDTFKEQLKPVLRRLHSGNWTHNGKIPKRIGGSIFLRKQIDELKHDLRNAISHEEFEKAAEIRDEIRTLEKQLNGSEEGGE; this comes from the coding sequence ATGATTTGCCAAGAATGTAATCAAAGGCCTGCAGCACTTCATTTTACAAAAATCATTAATGGTGAAAAAACAGAAGTGCATCTTTGTGAAAAATGTGCTCAGGAAAAGGGCGAAATGTTTATGATTGGTGGAGAAACAGGATTTGCTTTTAATAACTTATTAGCAGGCCTACTCAATATTGATTCATATCAAAAACCCAATCAAAGCCCTTTCCATCAAGAAGAAATCCTTCAATGTGAACACTGCTCCATGACATTTCCTCAGTTTTTAAAAGTTGGGCGCTTTGGATGTGCGTATTGCTATGACACATTTAAAGAACAGCTAAAACCTGTATTACGAAGGTTGCATAGTGGCAACTGGACACATAATGGTAAAATTCCAAAACGAATTGGCGGCAGTATCTTTCTCCGTAAGCAAATTGATGAATTAAAACATGATTTACGGAACGCCATTTCCCACGAGGAATTTGAGAAAGCGGCGGAGATCCGCGATGAGATTCGCACATTAGAGAAACAATTAAATGGAAGCGAAGAGGGAGGGGAATAA
- a CDS encoding CtsR family transcriptional regulator → MRNISDIIEKYLKQVLEMSEEDLVEIKRSEIADKFQCVPSQINYVINTRFTIERGYIVESKRGGGGYIRIMKVQSHDLAHLIEQLLSLIQKHISQTSAEDVILRLVQEEIITNREAKIMLSVIDRSVLYIDLPYRDELRARMLKAMLTSLKYK, encoded by the coding sequence ATGAGAAACATCTCCGATATCATTGAAAAATACTTAAAGCAAGTCCTTGAAATGAGTGAGGAAGATCTTGTTGAAATTAAACGAAGTGAAATTGCTGATAAATTCCAATGTGTTCCATCACAAATTAATTACGTTATAAACACTCGTTTTACCATAGAAAGAGGTTATATTGTCGAAAGCAAGAGAGGTGGGGGCGGATACATCCGAATTATGAAGGTTCAATCCCATGATTTGGCCCACTTAATTGAACAACTGCTCTCACTTATTCAAAAGCACATTAGTCAAACAAGTGCTGAGGATGTCATTTTACGACTGGTTCAGGAAGAGATTATTACGAATAGGGAAGCTAAAATTATGTTAAGTGTAATCGATCGTTCTGTATTATATATTGATCTTCCATACCGAGATGAATTGCGTGCGAGAATGCTAAAAGCTATGTTAACATCATTAAAATATAAATAA